A section of the Acanthopagrus latus isolate v.2019 chromosome 20, fAcaLat1.1, whole genome shotgun sequence genome encodes:
- the myoz1b gene encoding myozenin-1b isoform X2, translating to MSLPAQAPSNKRKANRIITDLSNITQDDDESDPEASEFDLGTKIKTPKDVMLEELSLLNNKGSKMFRMRQQRVEKFIVTNENQNLENLLMCPPPVPPKPKAEVVEELVDEEAERKKRKEEYVRTYVSPWERAMKGNEELMATMRSRMPGPIQIHAELPLYKSFNRMALPYGGFDKVSKTLTFELPEINMTTEEPEPLPSLQADIRSRPSFNRTPIGWICSEDHSHIHMDLDNIPFDGETDDL from the exons ATGTCTCTGCCAGCACAAGCTCCTTCTAATAAGAGGAAGGCCAACAGGATCATCACCGACCTGTCCAACATTACCCAGgatg ATGACGAGTCAGACCCCGAGGCCTCTGAGTTCGACCTGGGCACCAAGATCAAGACGCCCAAGGACGTGATGCTGGAGGAGCTCTCCCTGCTCAACAACAAGGGCTCCAAGATGTTCAGGATGAGGCAGCAGAGAGTCGAGAAGTTCATTGTGACCAACGAGAACCAG AACCTTGAGAACCTGCTGATGTGCCCGCCTCCTGTCCCGCCAAAGCCGAAAGCAGAAG tggtggaggagctggtggatgaggaggcggagaggaagaagaggaaggaggagtaTGTACGCACCTACGTATCGCCATGGGAGCGGGCCATGAAGGGCAACGAGGAGCTGATGGCCACCATGAGGTCCCGCATGCCGGGTCCCATCCAGATTCACGCCGAACTGCCTCTGTACAAGAGCTTCAACAG GATGGCGCTGCCATATGGCGGATTCGACAAGGTTTCCAAGACGCTGACCTTCGAACTCCCAGAGATCAACATGACCACCGAGGAGCCGGAGCCTCTGCCCAGCCTGCAGGCCGACATCCGCTCGCGCCCCTCGTTCAACCGCACGCCCATCGGCTGGATCTGCAGCGAGGACCACTCGCACATCCACATGGACCTGGACAACATCCCCTTCGACGGAGAGACGGATGACCTGTGA
- the synpo2lb gene encoding synaptopodin 2-like protein isoform X2, with protein MVAEEIVVSLSGGAPWGFRLQGGAEQQKPLQVAKVRRRSKACRAGLKEYDELVAIGQQLCAELSHAEAMNLIDAQNATLSLRVKRAPSGLHSSSYSGRSASPRSSTRVLSPTAAPLSSHRSSLLSPTGITRGITSPPDSEAYYGETDSDADTQLHTQRRQRRTPPHARSPARYDNQEEEETSEMSGYESATDAGLSTQGQWEAQCLPGVPRRELIYQPLQAEWTTPEHTPHTLTPHTLTPTPDQGLVEAEGEGDSGFQEVAGCIGLPCPPLVSPERAKEALMLSKHLVPMVGPQLTPVSDELSTTYMDKARQAKLQRGESVVEKQVKEARTKCRSIASLLTDAPNPNSKGVLMFKKRRQRAKKYTLTCFGKAEGDRGGETEGETGGETEEEGGSSFLSGSEVDEEGFSASFDPTWDTGYLDLLDRRSSACPSTTPTTPTTPTTNHNLGLDISAYQTPGLGTSVNQSPGLEVSGQESSAYQGSRLDSSITKQPISNYPAHMSPPAVALTNGGSVAVSRASVVLSPPSQTPLLSQNGQNGMLNSSSNPDLSPITNSDHHMNASLSPNQGVLNRTARPFTPGPSSSRASVTSVMFRPPQPKPTAVTMVTIQPTRHPSGPDARRAVSSTSLYIPPRNNTSNTPPSVNSPPSALSPPSSLSSAPFVQPAANPPTFYHQPAVHASPSTQFSPPAAQNTLVYPSPAQPFSPPASQPFPSHPAPTYPPPSTYISPISPPHPPDFTQASFHTQPIPPAHPPPPPAQPSPSPSPSAHPYINMTGAETPGPHTAMAYASPPQPTASDSLVTREQRISVPAARTGILQDARRRSSKKPMFCAVQNKDVNPNPDLMSMVQNMDDRFVRAAPSGETGHESGPEEDWLRLGAEACNFLQAQRGPRPPPVAPKPQASPVPQLAGKGGQLFARRQNRMDRYIVERAPSVAAAPYSPAQTREPSPTPSLPATWKYSSNIRAPPPISYNPLLSPSCPPKAQKKPEVAKSSPAGSKGHKAGIKPVDIMSHQPYQLNSSLFSYGGGVPQDTSTYQQQQQQQQQRGPQKTARVYEVKRFSTPPPTSTGPALKVIVPRSATTLGEPLWRSEVTSPPPNPTPFQPFQSQPHPHQPQWATSPLSPQPPPAPTAPLPQLPTFSSAPAPHQVQSPTFSHFQAPSSAQSNRQFKSAPDLSPLNPAGASRPASSSTQPPRVPRPRFSTSNLGLQPCVWRPGSSTH; from the exons ATGGTAGCGGAGGAGATTGTGGTGTCCCTCTCAGGTGGAGCCCCGTGGGGCTTCAGACTGCagggaggagcagagcagcaaaaACCTCTACAGGTGGCCAAG GTACGCAGGCGCAGCAAAGCCTGCAGAGCTGGACTGAAGGAGTATGACGAGCTGGTTGCCATCGGCCAGCAGTTGTGTGCCGAGCTCAGTCATGCTGAAGCCATGAACCTCATAGATGCACAGAATGCCACGCTCAGCCTGAGGGTGAAAAG GGCCCCGTCTGGGCTCCACTCCTCGTCTTACTCTGGTCGCTCTGCGTCGCCCCGCTCCTCCACCAGGGTCCTGTCTCCAACCGCGGCCCCCTTGTCCTCCCAtcgctcctccctcctctcccccaccGGGATAACCAGGGGCATCACTTCCCCTCCAGACAGCGAGGCGTACTACGGGGAGACGGACAGCGACGCGGACACACAGTTGCACACGCAGCGACGTCAACGCCGCACGCCTCCTCACGCACGCTCACCTGCTCGCTATGACAaccaagaggaggaggagacctCAGAGATGAGCGG GTATGAGAGCGCCACAGATGCAGGGCTCTCCACGCAGGGCCAGTGGGAGGCTCAGTGTCTCCCTGGCGTCCCTCGCAGAGAGCTCATCTACCAGCCCCTCCAGGCCGAGTGGACCACTCCAGAACACACCCCGCACACTCTGacccctcacacactcacaccaacCCCAGACCAGGGGCTGGTGGAAGCCGAGGGAGAGGGGGACAGCGGCTTCCAGGAGGTGGCGGGCTGCATTGGGCTCCCCTGCCCGCCGCTTGTGTCTCCTGAGCGGGCGAAAGAGGCTCTGATGTTGAGTAAACATCTGGTGCCCATGGTGGGACCACAGCTGACCCCTGTGAGCGACGAGCTCTCCACCACTTACATGGACAAAGCACGGCAAGCCA AGTTGCAGCGTGGGGAGAGTGTGGTGGAGAAACAGGTGAAGGAGGCTCGTACCAAATGCCGCTCTATTGCGTCGTTGCTGACTGATGCTCCCAACCCCAACTCGAAAGGGGTGCTTATGTTCAAGAAACGCCGGCAGAGGGCCAAGAAGTACACGCTGACCTGCTTTGGCAAAGCTGAGGGAGATagaggaggggagacagaaggagagacaggaggggagacagaggaggaaggagggagctCTTTCCTTAGTGGCTCAGAAGTTGACGAAGAGGGATTCTCAGCATCATTTGACCCTACGTGGGATACCGGTTATCTAGACCTGCTGGACAGGAGAAGCTCTGCCTGCCCGTCAACCACACCTACTACTCCAACAACGCCTACAACCAATCACAATTTAGGGCTGGACATCTCAGCCTATCAGACTCCAGGCCTTGGGACCTCTGTCAATCAAAGCCCAGGGTTGGAGGTCTCAGGGCAGGAAAGCTCAGCCTATCAGGGCTCAAGGCTGGACAGCAGCATCACGAAGCAGCCAATCAGTAACTACCCTGCGCACAtgtctcctccagctgttgcCTTGACCAATGGGGGGTCGGTAGCTGTAAGTCGGGCTAGTGTTGTTCTGAGCCCGCCCTCTCAGACACCCCTTCTGAGCCAAAACGGGCAGAATGGCATGCTAAATTCTAGTTCCAACCCTGATCTGAGCCCGATCACAAACTCAGATCATCACATGAACGCCAGCCTCAGTCCTAATCAAGGGGTTCTGAACCGCACCGCACGGCCCTTCACCCCAGGCCCTTCATCTTCTCGTGCATCTGTAACCTCTGTGATGTTTCGCCCTCCCCAACCCAAACCCACAGCCGTGACCATGGTGACTATCCAGCCTACTCGCCATCCATCAGGGCCTGATGCGAGGAGAGCCGTGTCTAGCACCTCTCTGTACATCCCTCCAAGAAATAACACCAGCAACACTCCCCCCTCTGTTAACTCTCCCCCATCAGCTCTCTCCCCAccatcctctctgtcctctgcacCTTTTGTCCAGCCTGCTGCAAATCCGCCAACATTTTACCATCAGCCTGCAGTGCACGCTTCCCCCTCCACCCAgttctctcctcctgcagctcaaaATACCCTGGTGTATCCATCACCTGCTCAACCCTTCTCCCCTCCAGCTTCACAGCCATTTCCCTCTCATCCTGCTCCTACTTatccacctccctccacctaCATTTCTCCCATCTCCCCTCCCCATCCCCCAGATTTTACTCAAGCTTCCTTCCATACCCAACCGATCCCTCCAGctcatcctccacctccccctgcCCAaccttctccatctccatctccatctgccCACCCTTACATCAACATGACAGGTGCAGAGACTCCTGGTCCGCATACTGCCATGGCATATGCCTCACCTCCCCAGCCTACAGCCTCCGATTCACTGGTGACACGTGAGCAGCGCATCTCAGTCCCAGCCGCTCGCACCGGCATCCTGCAAGATGCCCGTCGTCGCAGCAGCAAGAAACCGATGTTCTGTGCAGTCCAGAATAAAGATGTTAATCCAAACCCGGACTTAATGTCGATGGTCCAGAACATGGATGACCGATTTGTGAGAGCTGCACCCAGTGGGGAGACCGGACATGAGTCAGGGCCTGAGGAGGACTGGCTGAGGTTGGGAGCAGAGGCCTGCAACTTCTTGCAGGCTCAGCGGGGACCTAGGCCACCTCCTGTAGCTCCGAAACCACAAGCTTCTCCAGTGCCACAACTGGCGGGGAAGGGAGGTCAGCTGTTCGCCCGCAGGCAGAACAGAATGGATCGGTACATTGTGGAGCGAGCCCcctctgttgctgcagcaccttACTCCCCCGCCCAGACGAGGGAGCCCTCACCCACGCCTTCTCTTCCTGCCACCTGGAAATACTCGTCCAACATCCGTGCTCCTCCTCCCATCAGCTACAACccacttctctctccctcctgccctcCAAAAGCCCAGAAGAAGCCTGAGGTGGCAAAGTCTTCACCAGCTGGATCTAAAGGGCACAAAGCGGGCATCAAGCCTGTGGACATTATGAGCCACCAGCCCTACCAGCTCAACTCTTCTCTGTTCAGCTATGGGGGTGGGGTTCCCCAGGACACTTCCAcctatcagcagcagcagcagcaacagcagcagcggggTCCTCAGAAGACAGCACGAGTATATGAAGTGAAGCGCTTCTCTACACCCCCACCGACATCCACAGGGCCTGCCCTCAAAGTCATTGTACCTCGATCAGCCACGACACTTGGAGAACCCCTGTGGCGCTCTGAAGTCACATCCCCTCCACCTAACCCCACCCCCTTCCAACCCTTTCAATCTCAACCCCATCCTCACCAACCTCAGTGGGCCACCTCCCCACTGTCTCCCCAACCTCCCCCTGCTCCTACTGCTCCACTCCCTCAGCTCCCCaccttctcctctgctcctgctccacaCCAAGTCCAGTCCCCTACTTTCTCCCACTTTCAGGCCCCCAGCAGTGCCCAGTCCAACAGGCAGTTTAAGAGCGCCCCAGATCTGAGTCCTCTGAACCCTGCTGGTGCCTCTCGGCCGGCTTCAAGCAGCACTCAGCCTCCCAGGGTGCCCCGGCCCAGGTTCAGCACTTCCAACCTGGGTTTGCAGCCTTGTGTTTGGCGCCCTGGATCCAGCACACACTGA
- the myoz1b gene encoding myozenin-1b isoform X1, which translates to MSLPAQAPSNKRKANRIITDLSNITQDDDESDPEASEFDLGTKIKTPKDVMLEELSLLNNKGSKMFRMRQQRVEKFIVTNENQQNLENLLMCPPPVPPKPKAEVVEELVDEEAERKKRKEEYVRTYVSPWERAMKGNEELMATMRSRMPGPIQIHAELPLYKSFNRMALPYGGFDKVSKTLTFELPEINMTTEEPEPLPSLQADIRSRPSFNRTPIGWICSEDHSHIHMDLDNIPFDGETDDL; encoded by the exons ATGTCTCTGCCAGCACAAGCTCCTTCTAATAAGAGGAAGGCCAACAGGATCATCACCGACCTGTCCAACATTACCCAGgatg ATGACGAGTCAGACCCCGAGGCCTCTGAGTTCGACCTGGGCACCAAGATCAAGACGCCCAAGGACGTGATGCTGGAGGAGCTCTCCCTGCTCAACAACAAGGGCTCCAAGATGTTCAGGATGAGGCAGCAGAGAGTCGAGAAGTTCATTGTGACCAACGAGAACCAG CAGAACCTTGAGAACCTGCTGATGTGCCCGCCTCCTGTCCCGCCAAAGCCGAAAGCAGAAG tggtggaggagctggtggatgaggaggcggagaggaagaagaggaaggaggagtaTGTACGCACCTACGTATCGCCATGGGAGCGGGCCATGAAGGGCAACGAGGAGCTGATGGCCACCATGAGGTCCCGCATGCCGGGTCCCATCCAGATTCACGCCGAACTGCCTCTGTACAAGAGCTTCAACAG GATGGCGCTGCCATATGGCGGATTCGACAAGGTTTCCAAGACGCTGACCTTCGAACTCCCAGAGATCAACATGACCACCGAGGAGCCGGAGCCTCTGCCCAGCCTGCAGGCCGACATCCGCTCGCGCCCCTCGTTCAACCGCACGCCCATCGGCTGGATCTGCAGCGAGGACCACTCGCACATCCACATGGACCTGGACAACATCCCCTTCGACGGAGAGACGGATGACCTGTGA
- the synpo2lb gene encoding synaptopodin 2-like protein isoform X1, translating into MVAEEIVVSLSGGAPWGFRLQGGAEQQKPLQVAKVRRRSKACRAGLKEYDELVAIGQQLCAELSHAEAMNLIDAQNATLSLRVKRAPSGLHSSSYSGRSASPRSSTRVLSPTAAPLSSHRSSLLSPTGITRGITSPPDSEAYYGETDSDADTQLHTQRRQRRTPPHARSPARYDNQEEEETSEMSGYESATDAGLSTQGQWEAQCLPGVPRRELIYQPLQAEWTTPEHTPHTLTPHTLTPTPDQGLVEAEGEGDSGFQEVAGCIGLPCPPLVSPERAKEALMLSKHLVPMVGPQLTPVSDELSTTYMDKARQARSDLSGHTVPQVVYAELQRGESVVEKQVKEARTKCRSIASLLTDAPNPNSKGVLMFKKRRQRAKKYTLTCFGKAEGDRGGETEGETGGETEEEGGSSFLSGSEVDEEGFSASFDPTWDTGYLDLLDRRSSACPSTTPTTPTTPTTNHNLGLDISAYQTPGLGTSVNQSPGLEVSGQESSAYQGSRLDSSITKQPISNYPAHMSPPAVALTNGGSVAVSRASVVLSPPSQTPLLSQNGQNGMLNSSSNPDLSPITNSDHHMNASLSPNQGVLNRTARPFTPGPSSSRASVTSVMFRPPQPKPTAVTMVTIQPTRHPSGPDARRAVSSTSLYIPPRNNTSNTPPSVNSPPSALSPPSSLSSAPFVQPAANPPTFYHQPAVHASPSTQFSPPAAQNTLVYPSPAQPFSPPASQPFPSHPAPTYPPPSTYISPISPPHPPDFTQASFHTQPIPPAHPPPPPAQPSPSPSPSAHPYINMTGAETPGPHTAMAYASPPQPTASDSLVTREQRISVPAARTGILQDARRRSSKKPMFCAVQNKDVNPNPDLMSMVQNMDDRFVRAAPSGETGHESGPEEDWLRLGAEACNFLQAQRGPRPPPVAPKPQASPVPQLAGKGGQLFARRQNRMDRYIVERAPSVAAAPYSPAQTREPSPTPSLPATWKYSSNIRAPPPISYNPLLSPSCPPKAQKKPEVAKSSPAGSKGHKAGIKPVDIMSHQPYQLNSSLFSYGGGVPQDTSTYQQQQQQQQQRGPQKTARVYEVKRFSTPPPTSTGPALKVIVPRSATTLGEPLWRSEVTSPPPNPTPFQPFQSQPHPHQPQWATSPLSPQPPPAPTAPLPQLPTFSSAPAPHQVQSPTFSHFQAPSSAQSNRQFKSAPDLSPLNPAGASRPASSSTQPPRVPRPRFSTSNLGLQPCVWRPGSSTH; encoded by the exons ATGGTAGCGGAGGAGATTGTGGTGTCCCTCTCAGGTGGAGCCCCGTGGGGCTTCAGACTGCagggaggagcagagcagcaaaaACCTCTACAGGTGGCCAAG GTACGCAGGCGCAGCAAAGCCTGCAGAGCTGGACTGAAGGAGTATGACGAGCTGGTTGCCATCGGCCAGCAGTTGTGTGCCGAGCTCAGTCATGCTGAAGCCATGAACCTCATAGATGCACAGAATGCCACGCTCAGCCTGAGGGTGAAAAG GGCCCCGTCTGGGCTCCACTCCTCGTCTTACTCTGGTCGCTCTGCGTCGCCCCGCTCCTCCACCAGGGTCCTGTCTCCAACCGCGGCCCCCTTGTCCTCCCAtcgctcctccctcctctcccccaccGGGATAACCAGGGGCATCACTTCCCCTCCAGACAGCGAGGCGTACTACGGGGAGACGGACAGCGACGCGGACACACAGTTGCACACGCAGCGACGTCAACGCCGCACGCCTCCTCACGCACGCTCACCTGCTCGCTATGACAaccaagaggaggaggagacctCAGAGATGAGCGG GTATGAGAGCGCCACAGATGCAGGGCTCTCCACGCAGGGCCAGTGGGAGGCTCAGTGTCTCCCTGGCGTCCCTCGCAGAGAGCTCATCTACCAGCCCCTCCAGGCCGAGTGGACCACTCCAGAACACACCCCGCACACTCTGacccctcacacactcacaccaacCCCAGACCAGGGGCTGGTGGAAGCCGAGGGAGAGGGGGACAGCGGCTTCCAGGAGGTGGCGGGCTGCATTGGGCTCCCCTGCCCGCCGCTTGTGTCTCCTGAGCGGGCGAAAGAGGCTCTGATGTTGAGTAAACATCTGGTGCCCATGGTGGGACCACAGCTGACCCCTGTGAGCGACGAGCTCTCCACCACTTACATGGACAAAGCACGGCAAGCCA GGTCAGATCTAAGTGGACACACAGTCCCACAAGTCGTGTACGCAG AGTTGCAGCGTGGGGAGAGTGTGGTGGAGAAACAGGTGAAGGAGGCTCGTACCAAATGCCGCTCTATTGCGTCGTTGCTGACTGATGCTCCCAACCCCAACTCGAAAGGGGTGCTTATGTTCAAGAAACGCCGGCAGAGGGCCAAGAAGTACACGCTGACCTGCTTTGGCAAAGCTGAGGGAGATagaggaggggagacagaaggagagacaggaggggagacagaggaggaaggagggagctCTTTCCTTAGTGGCTCAGAAGTTGACGAAGAGGGATTCTCAGCATCATTTGACCCTACGTGGGATACCGGTTATCTAGACCTGCTGGACAGGAGAAGCTCTGCCTGCCCGTCAACCACACCTACTACTCCAACAACGCCTACAACCAATCACAATTTAGGGCTGGACATCTCAGCCTATCAGACTCCAGGCCTTGGGACCTCTGTCAATCAAAGCCCAGGGTTGGAGGTCTCAGGGCAGGAAAGCTCAGCCTATCAGGGCTCAAGGCTGGACAGCAGCATCACGAAGCAGCCAATCAGTAACTACCCTGCGCACAtgtctcctccagctgttgcCTTGACCAATGGGGGGTCGGTAGCTGTAAGTCGGGCTAGTGTTGTTCTGAGCCCGCCCTCTCAGACACCCCTTCTGAGCCAAAACGGGCAGAATGGCATGCTAAATTCTAGTTCCAACCCTGATCTGAGCCCGATCACAAACTCAGATCATCACATGAACGCCAGCCTCAGTCCTAATCAAGGGGTTCTGAACCGCACCGCACGGCCCTTCACCCCAGGCCCTTCATCTTCTCGTGCATCTGTAACCTCTGTGATGTTTCGCCCTCCCCAACCCAAACCCACAGCCGTGACCATGGTGACTATCCAGCCTACTCGCCATCCATCAGGGCCTGATGCGAGGAGAGCCGTGTCTAGCACCTCTCTGTACATCCCTCCAAGAAATAACACCAGCAACACTCCCCCCTCTGTTAACTCTCCCCCATCAGCTCTCTCCCCAccatcctctctgtcctctgcacCTTTTGTCCAGCCTGCTGCAAATCCGCCAACATTTTACCATCAGCCTGCAGTGCACGCTTCCCCCTCCACCCAgttctctcctcctgcagctcaaaATACCCTGGTGTATCCATCACCTGCTCAACCCTTCTCCCCTCCAGCTTCACAGCCATTTCCCTCTCATCCTGCTCCTACTTatccacctccctccacctaCATTTCTCCCATCTCCCCTCCCCATCCCCCAGATTTTACTCAAGCTTCCTTCCATACCCAACCGATCCCTCCAGctcatcctccacctccccctgcCCAaccttctccatctccatctccatctgccCACCCTTACATCAACATGACAGGTGCAGAGACTCCTGGTCCGCATACTGCCATGGCATATGCCTCACCTCCCCAGCCTACAGCCTCCGATTCACTGGTGACACGTGAGCAGCGCATCTCAGTCCCAGCCGCTCGCACCGGCATCCTGCAAGATGCCCGTCGTCGCAGCAGCAAGAAACCGATGTTCTGTGCAGTCCAGAATAAAGATGTTAATCCAAACCCGGACTTAATGTCGATGGTCCAGAACATGGATGACCGATTTGTGAGAGCTGCACCCAGTGGGGAGACCGGACATGAGTCAGGGCCTGAGGAGGACTGGCTGAGGTTGGGAGCAGAGGCCTGCAACTTCTTGCAGGCTCAGCGGGGACCTAGGCCACCTCCTGTAGCTCCGAAACCACAAGCTTCTCCAGTGCCACAACTGGCGGGGAAGGGAGGTCAGCTGTTCGCCCGCAGGCAGAACAGAATGGATCGGTACATTGTGGAGCGAGCCCcctctgttgctgcagcaccttACTCCCCCGCCCAGACGAGGGAGCCCTCACCCACGCCTTCTCTTCCTGCCACCTGGAAATACTCGTCCAACATCCGTGCTCCTCCTCCCATCAGCTACAACccacttctctctccctcctgccctcCAAAAGCCCAGAAGAAGCCTGAGGTGGCAAAGTCTTCACCAGCTGGATCTAAAGGGCACAAAGCGGGCATCAAGCCTGTGGACATTATGAGCCACCAGCCCTACCAGCTCAACTCTTCTCTGTTCAGCTATGGGGGTGGGGTTCCCCAGGACACTTCCAcctatcagcagcagcagcagcaacagcagcagcggggTCCTCAGAAGACAGCACGAGTATATGAAGTGAAGCGCTTCTCTACACCCCCACCGACATCCACAGGGCCTGCCCTCAAAGTCATTGTACCTCGATCAGCCACGACACTTGGAGAACCCCTGTGGCGCTCTGAAGTCACATCCCCTCCACCTAACCCCACCCCCTTCCAACCCTTTCAATCTCAACCCCATCCTCACCAACCTCAGTGGGCCACCTCCCCACTGTCTCCCCAACCTCCCCCTGCTCCTACTGCTCCACTCCCTCAGCTCCCCaccttctcctctgctcctgctccacaCCAAGTCCAGTCCCCTACTTTCTCCCACTTTCAGGCCCCCAGCAGTGCCCAGTCCAACAGGCAGTTTAAGAGCGCCCCAGATCTGAGTCCTCTGAACCCTGCTGGTGCCTCTCGGCCGGCTTCAAGCAGCACTCAGCCTCCCAGGGTGCCCCGGCCCAGGTTCAGCACTTCCAACCTGGGTTTGCAGCCTTGTGTTTGGCGCCCTGGATCCAGCACACACTGA